A genomic region of Alistipes megaguti contains the following coding sequences:
- a CDS encoding helix-turn-helix domain-containing protein, whose translation MKNSMNSSGQQPMIVKYMEPLHNGIQTQVLSRYAIGYILRGTKNIYDGDKRQTLSRGDVFYLGIGHHYTENCPEGGQPFEQILFYYTPEKLQKILMHLNITYGLNISNDHSCENCRNRNEIFMPAWNSLRNFFTNTNNYLRDEEFRHDETAENIKMTELIYLIASHEDCCLKSKLLNNVDTARENFEQIVYDHIFKDISIEELDKLTNRSLTSFKKEFRRHFEMPPHKWYIRQRLMHARLLLISTSKSISEIGNECTFPNTSHFIKLFKKEYQMTPATYRHRHLTSSAEESLQNEVQAAEAGEIRQAL comes from the coding sequence ATGAAGAATTCAATGAATTCATCGGGCCAACAACCGATGATTGTGAAGTACATGGAACCACTTCACAACGGAATCCAAACACAGGTCCTCTCCCGCTACGCCATCGGCTACATCCTTCGCGGAACCAAGAACATCTACGACGGCGACAAACGCCAAACCCTCTCCCGCGGCGACGTCTTTTACCTGGGTATCGGCCACCACTACACCGAAAACTGCCCCGAAGGCGGACAACCCTTCGAACAGATCCTCTTCTACTATACGCCCGAGAAGCTGCAGAAGATTCTCATGCACCTGAACATCACCTACGGGCTCAACATCTCGAACGACCACTCGTGCGAAAACTGCCGCAACCGTAACGAAATCTTCATGCCCGCCTGGAACTCGCTGCGCAACTTTTTCACCAACACGAACAACTATCTGCGCGACGAGGAGTTCCGCCACGACGAAACGGCCGAGAATATCAAAATGACCGAACTGATCTATCTGATCGCCTCCCACGAAGACTGCTGCCTGAAGAGCAAACTGCTCAACAACGTCGATACGGCCCGGGAGAATTTCGAACAGATCGTCTACGACCACATCTTCAAGGATATCTCGATCGAGGAGCTGGACAAACTCACCAATCGTTCGCTCACCTCGTTCAAGAAGGAGTTTCGGCGCCATTTCGAAATGCCGCCGCACAAGTGGTATATCCGCCAGCGGCTGATGCATGCCCGCCTGCTGCTGATCTCCACCTCGAAATCAATCTCCGAAATCGGTAACGAGTGCACCTTCCCCAACACCTCGCATTTTATCAAACTCTTCAAAAAAGAGTATCAGATGACCCCGGCCACCTATCGCCACCGACACCTGACCTCCTCGGCCGAGGAGAGTCTGCAAAACGAGGTGCAGGCTGCCGAAGCCGGCGAAATCCGGCAGGCGCTTTAA
- a CDS encoding ribonuclease HII, giving the protein MLENQYQYEKREAGCDEAGRGCLAGPVFAAAVILPPDFHDPLLNDSKQMTERNRDKLRVIIEREAVAWAVEAISAARIDEINILNASFEGMSLAAARLDPAPEFLAIDGNRFRTRLEIPWQCIVKGDGKYADIAAASVLAKTHRDEYMRHLAEEYPQYGWSKNKGYPTREHRLAIREYGLTPYHRLTFNHEIDQLELPFE; this is encoded by the coding sequence ATGTTGGAGAATCAGTATCAGTACGAAAAACGCGAGGCCGGTTGTGACGAAGCCGGTCGGGGATGTCTTGCGGGGCCGGTTTTTGCGGCGGCCGTGATTCTTCCGCCCGATTTTCACGATCCGTTGCTGAACGATTCGAAGCAGATGACCGAGCGTAACCGGGACAAACTCCGTGTCATCATCGAGCGTGAAGCCGTAGCGTGGGCCGTAGAGGCGATTTCGGCGGCGCGCATCGACGAGATCAACATTCTCAACGCCTCTTTCGAGGGGATGTCGCTGGCCGCGGCCCGGCTCGATCCGGCTCCGGAGTTTCTGGCTATCGACGGCAACCGGTTCCGCACGCGTCTGGAGATTCCGTGGCAGTGCATAGTCAAGGGGGACGGGAAGTATGCCGACATTGCGGCGGCCTCGGTCCTTGCCAAGACCCATCGCGACGAGTATATGCGGCATCTGGCCGAGGAGTATCCCCAATACGGGTGGTCGAAGAACAAGGGCTACCCGACGCGTGAACACCGCCTTGCCATTCGGGAGTATGGTCTTACTCCCTATCATCGGCTGACCTTCAACCACGAGATCGACCAGTTGGAGCTGCCGTTCGAGTGA
- a CDS encoding ExbD/TolR family protein, which produces MAVMKKTGDKKEVPAISTASLPDVIFMILFFFMVSTTMRDQELLVRYKLPEATEVQKLEKKSLVSFIHIGPPSLTMQAKFGTAPRIQLNDSYKSTRDILDFVAAERDKLSEADRASMTICLKADQATKMGIITDVKQELRRANALKISYAASKTLGYQYQ; this is translated from the coding sequence ATGGCAGTAATGAAAAAGACGGGAGACAAAAAAGAAGTCCCCGCTATCTCGACCGCTTCGCTTCCCGACGTGATCTTCATGATCCTCTTCTTCTTCATGGTCTCCACGACCATGCGTGATCAGGAACTGCTCGTGAGATACAAGCTCCCGGAAGCTACCGAAGTGCAGAAGCTCGAGAAAAAATCCCTCGTCAGCTTCATCCACATCGGTCCCCCGTCACTGACGATGCAGGCAAAGTTCGGTACCGCGCCCCGCATCCAGTTGAACGACTCCTACAAATCGACCCGTGATATTCTGGATTTCGTAGCTGCAGAACGCGACAAGCTCAGCGAAGCAGACCGTGCCTCGATGACCATCTGCCTGAAGGCCGACCAAGCCACCAAGATGGGTATCATAACCGACGTCAAGCAGGAGCTGCGTCGTGCCAACGCGCTGAAGATCTCCTATGCGGCATCCAAGACGCTGGGATATCAGTACCAATAG
- a CDS encoding biopolymer transporter ExbD, giving the protein MARNARKTPEVRADSQADIAFLLLIFFLVATTMNTDTGIARVLPPMPPEDQQQEEIKVKERNLFLVFINGRGDIMAGAAGKQEPIDLSQLKERAKEFIVNPMDDPNLPERTDKEIELANGGKWVYPVSEGVISLQTTRDTNYQSYIMVQNELTRAFNEVRDEVAIRKFGSKYSELTEDERNAVAKAVPLKISEAEPRNIKR; this is encoded by the coding sequence ATGGCAAGAAACGCAAGAAAAACACCGGAAGTAAGAGCTGACTCCCAAGCCGACATCGCCTTCCTGCTGCTCATTTTCTTCCTGGTCGCCACGACCATGAATACCGATACGGGTATCGCGCGTGTGCTTCCCCCGATGCCTCCTGAGGACCAACAGCAGGAGGAGATCAAGGTGAAGGAGCGCAACCTCTTCCTCGTATTCATCAACGGCCGCGGAGATATCATGGCCGGAGCAGCCGGCAAACAGGAGCCCATCGACCTCAGCCAGCTCAAGGAGCGGGCCAAGGAGTTCATCGTGAACCCGATGGACGACCCCAATCTGCCCGAGCGGACCGACAAGGAGATCGAGCTTGCCAACGGCGGCAAATGGGTATATCCCGTCAGCGAAGGCGTGATCTCGTTGCAGACAACCCGCGATACGAACTATCAGTCCTATATCATGGTGCAGAACGAACTCACCCGCGCCTTCAATGAGGTGCGCGATGAGGTCGCTATCCGCAAGTTCGGATCCAAATATAGCGAACTCACCGAGGACGAGCGCAATGCGGTAGCAAAAGCTGTGCCCTTGAAGATTTCGGAAGCAGAACCACGTAATATTAAAAGGTAA
- a CDS encoding MotA/TolQ/ExbB proton channel family protein, whose protein sequence is MKKLFLIPSVALLGTVSAFAQDAAAAAETVVAETQIAGDSLHHVLMQKFLEGGWAWMLPILVFLVLGLAVAIERILYLSLSTINSKKFIAKVEESLKNGGIEAAKEICRNTRGPIASIYYQGLDRYDQGLDSVEKAVVSYGSVQTGQMESGLTWIGLFIALSPMLGFMGTVVGMVDAFDAIQAAGDISPTLVAGGIKVALLTTLMGLISAVILQLCYNYIVSKIDSLVNTMEDSSITLMDILTAYNKK, encoded by the coding sequence ATGAAAAAACTTTTTTTGATCCCGTCGGTTGCCCTTCTGGGTACCGTTAGTGCCTTCGCTCAGGACGCCGCAGCAGCCGCTGAAACGGTTGTAGCCGAAACCCAGATCGCTGGCGACAGCCTGCACCACGTGCTGATGCAGAAGTTCCTCGAGGGCGGTTGGGCCTGGATGCTTCCGATTTTGGTATTCCTCGTACTCGGTTTGGCTGTAGCCATCGAACGTATCCTTTACCTGTCGCTCTCGACGATCAACTCGAAGAAATTCATCGCCAAGGTCGAAGAGAGCCTGAAAAATGGCGGCATCGAGGCTGCCAAAGAGATTTGCCGCAACACCCGTGGCCCGATCGCTTCGATCTACTATCAGGGCCTCGACCGCTACGACCAGGGTCTCGACTCGGTTGAAAAAGCCGTCGTTTCCTACGGATCCGTACAAACCGGCCAGATGGAGTCGGGACTGACATGGATTGGCCTGTTCATCGCCCTCAGCCCGATGCTCGGATTTATGGGTACCGTCGTCGGTATGGTCGACGCATTCGACGCCATCCAGGCTGCCGGCGATATCAGCCCGACGCTCGTTGCAGGCGGTATCAAGGTCGCCCTTCTGACGACCCTCATGGGTCTTATCTCTGCGGTTATTCTTCAGCTGTGCTACAACTACATCGTATCGAAGATCGACTCCCTCGTCAACACGATGGAGGATTCCTCCATCACGCTGATGGATATCCTGACGGCTTACAACAAGAAATAA
- a CDS encoding asparaginase, with protein MRSSILIIYTGGTIGMKTDAATGALVPFDFSGIYEEFPSLKRLNVDIDVHTVDPVIDSSNVEPAHWIALAELIRDNYARYDGFVVLHGTDTMSYSASALSFLLENLAKPVVFTGSQIPIGVLRTDGRENLITAIEIAGAREEGHPVVPEVSLYFQNRLFRANRTTKRSAEALSAFQSDNYPPLAEVGVNITYNRQAILHPAEYPSTLRIATRLSGGIALVKLFPGLGEEILEATFAAPGLRAVVLETYGAGNAPTSERFIHVLREAVDRGIILLNITQCGAGCVSMGLYETGLILQKTGVLCGYDMTCEAAVTKLMYVLGLGLPQSETRDLLRKPLRGEFTV; from the coding sequence ATGCGATCTTCCATTCTGATCATCTACACGGGCGGAACCATCGGCATGAAGACCGATGCCGCTACGGGTGCACTGGTTCCCTTCGATTTCAGCGGCATCTACGAGGAGTTCCCCTCGCTCAAACGCCTCAACGTCGACATCGATGTCCATACGGTCGACCCGGTGATCGACTCCTCGAACGTCGAACCCGCCCACTGGATCGCCCTGGCCGAACTGATCCGCGACAACTACGCCCGCTACGACGGTTTCGTCGTCCTGCACGGCACCGACACGATGTCCTACTCCGCTTCGGCCCTGAGTTTCCTGCTGGAAAACCTCGCCAAACCGGTCGTCTTCACCGGCAGCCAGATCCCCATCGGCGTCCTGCGCACCGACGGCCGCGAAAACCTCATCACGGCCATCGAAATCGCCGGCGCACGCGAAGAGGGACATCCCGTCGTTCCGGAGGTCTCGCTCTACTTCCAGAACCGCCTCTTCCGCGCCAACCGCACCACCAAACGCAGCGCCGAAGCCCTGAGCGCCTTCCAGTCCGACAACTATCCGCCGCTGGCCGAGGTCGGCGTCAACATCACCTACAACCGTCAGGCCATCCTCCACCCGGCGGAGTATCCCTCGACGCTGCGCATCGCCACCCGCCTGTCGGGCGGTATCGCTCTGGTGAAGCTCTTCCCGGGACTGGGAGAGGAGATCCTCGAAGCCACCTTCGCCGCCCCGGGACTGCGCGCCGTGGTACTCGAGACCTACGGCGCCGGAAACGCCCCCACGTCGGAACGCTTTATCCACGTCCTGCGCGAGGCCGTCGACCGCGGAATCATCCTGCTCAACATCACCCAGTGCGGCGCCGGATGCGTCTCGATGGGCCTCTACGAAACCGGACTGATCCTTCAGAAAACCGGCGTGCTCTGCGGCTACGACATGACCTGCGAGGCCGCCGTCACCAAACTCATGTACGTCCTCGGGCTCGGACTCCCCCAAAGCGAGACCCGCGATCTGCTGCGCAAACCCCTGCGCGGAGAATTTACCGTCTGA
- a CDS encoding TIGR04076 family protein: MKRVRITVIRKAHYPDLIERYENPIEEACDLREGQVFIAERWQKPDGLCESAWQTLSPFVMALAHGATNLYEGWMKNPASALLSCNDGFRPVSFLVEALDETESAEPTSGRRPDRAPSKGDAPDTPPGSLPDAAAPETTGDSPGKSPVAGRQTRRTDL, from the coding sequence ATGAAACGCGTACGCATCACCGTCATCCGCAAGGCACACTACCCGGATCTGATCGAACGGTATGAGAATCCGATCGAAGAGGCCTGCGACCTGCGGGAGGGGCAGGTATTCATCGCCGAAAGGTGGCAGAAGCCCGACGGGCTGTGCGAAAGTGCCTGGCAGACCCTCTCGCCCTTTGTCATGGCGCTGGCCCACGGCGCCACGAACCTCTACGAGGGGTGGATGAAGAATCCCGCCTCGGCCCTGCTCTCGTGCAACGACGGATTCCGCCCGGTCAGTTTCCTGGTGGAGGCTCTCGATGAGACCGAAAGTGCGGAGCCGACCTCCGGCCGCCGCCCCGACAGGGCTCCAAGCAAGGGCGACGCTCCGGACACACCCCCGGGCAGCCTGCCGGACGCCGCCGCTCCGGAGACAACGGGCGACTCCCCGGGAAAAAGCCCCGTGGCAGGCAGACAAACCCGTCGGACAGACCTCTGA